The Magnolia sinica isolate HGM2019 chromosome 9, MsV1, whole genome shotgun sequence genome contains a region encoding:
- the LOC131255900 gene encoding uncharacterized protein LOC131255900 isoform X1, giving the protein MGKRKERRLAALSGAGRRVKLDLFAEPSGDLIGTSRHDEVGGDLDQNHRAGVPNSPSSPGQRQENPLLLLGQYSDDELDEDENKIFKQDVIQSSSINCNEQVEELVEADGDKDSYGGKDFAASGVKQETMPGNLDPMDAAKNLEDAHIGESDVTAPTNQYNEVDSVAQECVPGTSGMQIVGDMTNEWKMVMDEQTNQYYYWNTMTGETSWEVPDVLVQGMDTTTEQKVSLVVGENGSAVDAHVSGSYLNGETEAHLNVLAIDGPKNSDLIVNVKEKYEVGIGMETWNEGVKGENGEAPNLVPVADQTESNNNPSVISLSMEASTLRDSVSTNQSSVILPEHGGLTTAVEEPLVTISCEDKNKSPVAPIANPDTGTTHSTRLMKYGESLLQRLKVFEGPGGNTQGVDWRSKYILEVEIRLSDCKALSAYGPSLLPFWWHTETQLKHLEMAIDEEISRYAKLERNEMETVHISSVGVDDASQRNARTASEVFDNDKGMVVSTAENALITPDTNILEEVPKEVLLKPGSDEGVKIEHTLTSGSPCSGPVGEAEQENNENPVPVRSIPKTELHAGEDIDMDVDMEVDDETPANDNSEDASSTKSHALPEQPIHPHAYSPSAECLPSVPAEEFSAPPPPDEEMIPPPPPDNEPIPPPPPDEPLYPPPPPYTELMPPLPYTEQYNIAYTVPTYEYYAAPHTEVTNSNYYAHTEAGQIAEPQLQSYYEPVANIFPATVAPVLNPAEPVVYYDVPNGTVPPVPVISGLESSRFYSESGPVSYHDNIASDRAQSVGVAPEPGYGPLPSLKAESNFSTIGSAIEMAAVHAASVSAAAQTTATVVVNENAVATASTAASTATAALTVATVTTSASTVATITTAATKNQAKVIRSKKRTIAVAPTLRSNKKVTSLVDKWKAAKEELHGDEEDEPENAYEILEKKRQREIEQWRARQIASGEAQDNANFQPLGGDWRERVKRKRAESTSEAVQTPPEASTNEKQQPDLIELSKDLPSGWQVYWDESTKQVYYGNTITSETTWTKPTR; this is encoded by the exons ATGGGGAAGAGAAAGGAGCGCCGGCTCGCAGCTCTGAGCGGCGCTGGTCGGAGAGTGAAGCTCGATCTCTTTGCGGAACCCTCTG GAGATTTGATTGGCACCTCTAGACATGATGAAGTTGGAGGGGATCTTGATCAGAATCATCGTGCTGGGGTTCCCAATTCACCATCTTCTCCAG GTCAACGGCAGGAGAATCCTTTGCTGTTACTTGGACAGTACAGCGATGATGAACTGGATGAGGATGAAAATAAGATATTTAAGCAAGATGTCATTCAGAGTTCTTCGATCAACTGCAATGAACAG GTAGAGGAGCTTGTAGAAGCAGATGGAGACAAAGATAGTTATGGAGGCAAAGATTTTGCTGCTTCTGGGGTTAAACAAGAGACCATGCCTGGGAATTTAGATCCAATGGATGCTGCCAAGAACTTGGAGGACGCTCATATTGGAGAAAGTGATGTTACTGCTCCAACTAATCAATACAATGAAGTTGACTCAGTGGCACAAGAATGTGTTCCGGGGACTTCTGGAATGCAAATTGTTGGGGATATGACTAATGAGTGGAAGATGGTAATGGACGAACAGACTAATCAATACTATTACTGGAATACCATGACGGGGGAGACTTCGTGGGAGGTGCCTGATGTTTTGGTTCAAGGAATGGACACAACCACAGAGCAGAAAGTTTCTCTGGTTGTCGGAGAAAATGGGAGTGCTGTGGATGCACATGTGTCTGGTTCATACTTAAATGGGGAAACTGAGGCGCACTTAAATGTTCTTGCTATTGATGGGCCAAAGAATTCTGATTTGATTGTGAATGTCAAGGAAAAATATGAGGTTGggattggaatggaaacttggaATGAAGGAGTCAAAGGTGAGAATGGTGAAGCCCCGAATTTGGTCCCAGTTGCTGATCAAACCGAATCAAATAACAACCCCAGTGTGATCAGTTTGTCCATGGAAGCCTCCACACTACGTGATTCCGTTTCTACCAATCAATCAAGTGTTATTCTTCCTGAGCATGGGGGGTTGACAACGGCAGTTGAGGAGCCCCTTGTAACAATAAGCTGCGAGGACAAGAATAAATCTCCTGTAGCACCCATTGCAAACCCTGACACAGGGACCACTCATTCTACCCGGCTTATGAAATATGGCGAAAGTTTGTTACAGAGATTGAAGGTGTTTGAAGG GCCTGGCGGCAACACTCAAGGAGTTGACTGGAGATCAAAATATATCTTGGAAGTTGAGATCAGACTTTCTGATTGTAAAGCGCTCTCAGCTTATGGACCATCTCTCCTCCCTTTTTGGTGGCACACTGAAACACAGCTTAAGCATCTTGAAATGGCTATTGATGAAGAAATTTCTAGATATGCAAAACTGGAAAGGAATGAGATGGAGACTGTTCACATTTCTTCCGTCGGAGTTGACGATGCATCTCAGCGAAATGCCAGGACAGCTTCTGAAGTGTTTGACAATGATAAAGGAATGGTAGTTTCTACTGCTGAAAATGCTCTCATTACCCCTGATACCAATATTCTAGAAGAAGTTCCGAAAGAAGTGCTTCTCAAACCAGGTTCTGATGAAGGTGTCAAAATCGAGCACACCCTTACATCTGGATCTCCATGCAGTGGGCCGGTAGGAGAGGCTGAgcaagaaaataatgaaaatccaGTTCCTGTTCGTTCTATTCCCAAAACTGAGCTTCATGCTGGTGAAGACATAGACATGGATGTGGACATGGAAGTTGATGATGAAACTCCTGCAAACGACAATTCTGAAGATGCATCCAGCACCAAATCTCATGCTCTACCAGAGCAACCGATTCATCCACATGCATACTCACCATCAGCAGAATGCCTGCCCTCTGTGCCTGCTGAGGAATTTAGTGCCCCACCTCCTCCAGATGAGGAGATGATCCCTCCACCCCCACCTGACAATGAACCCATCCCTCCACCCCCACCTGATGAACCCTTGTATCCTCCACCACCACCATATACAGAGCTGATGCCTCCTCTTCCTTACACAGAGCAATATAACATAGCATACACAGTTCCTACCTACGAGTACTATGCAGCCCCCCATACTGAGGTCACAAATTCTAATTACTATGCCCACACTGAAGCAGGGCAAATTGCCGAGCCTCAGCTACAATCATATTATGAACCAGTAGCAAACATCTTTCCTGCAACTGTTGCACCTGTTCTCAACCCTGCAGAGCCTGTTGTATACTATGATGTTCCAAATGGAACAGTTCCTCCTGTACCTGTGATCAGTGGCTTAGAATCTTCTCGCTTCTACAGTGAGTCTGGGCCAGTCAGCTATCATGATAACATTGCTTCCGATCGAGCACAATCCGTTGGTGTTGCCCCAGAACCTGGATATGGTCCATTACCAAGTCTGAAGGCTGAGTCTAATTTTTCAACCATTGGCAGTGCAATTGAGATGGCAGCTGTACATGCTGCATCTGTATCAGCTGCAGCCCAAACTACAGCAACCGTTGTTGTCAATGAAAATGCTGTGGCCACTGCATCGACAGCTGCCTCAACTGCGACAGCTGCTTTGACAGTTGCCACAGTCACGACATCTGCATCAACAGTTGCCACAATCACGACAGCTGCTACTAAGAATCAAGCTAAAG TTATCCGTAGTAAGAAACGGACCATTGCAGTGGCACCTACTCTGAGGTCTAATAAAAAGGTCACCAGTCTAGTGGATAAG TGGAAGGCTGCAAAGGAAGAGTTGCATGGGGATGAGGAAGATGAACCTGAAAATGCCTATGAGATCTTAGAGAAGAAGCGGCAAAGGGAAATAGAG CAATGGCGGGCACGGCAGATTGCCAGCGGGGAGGCTCAAGATAATGCTAATTTTCAGCCTTTAGGTGGTGACTG
- the LOC131255900 gene encoding uncharacterized protein LOC131255900 isoform X2 has product MPGNLDPMDAAKNLEDAHIGESDVTAPTNQYNEVDSVAQECVPGTSGMQIVGDMTNEWKMVMDEQTNQYYYWNTMTGETSWEVPDVLVQGMDTTTEQKVSLVVGENGSAVDAHVSGSYLNGETEAHLNVLAIDGPKNSDLIVNVKEKYEVGIGMETWNEGVKGENGEAPNLVPVADQTESNNNPSVISLSMEASTLRDSVSTNQSSVILPEHGGLTTAVEEPLVTISCEDKNKSPVAPIANPDTGTTHSTRLMKYGESLLQRLKVFEGPGGNTQGVDWRSKYILEVEIRLSDCKALSAYGPSLLPFWWHTETQLKHLEMAIDEEISRYAKLERNEMETVHISSVGVDDASQRNARTASEVFDNDKGMVVSTAENALITPDTNILEEVPKEVLLKPGSDEGVKIEHTLTSGSPCSGPVGEAEQENNENPVPVRSIPKTELHAGEDIDMDVDMEVDDETPANDNSEDASSTKSHALPEQPIHPHAYSPSAECLPSVPAEEFSAPPPPDEEMIPPPPPDNEPIPPPPPDEPLYPPPPPYTELMPPLPYTEQYNIAYTVPTYEYYAAPHTEVTNSNYYAHTEAGQIAEPQLQSYYEPVANIFPATVAPVLNPAEPVVYYDVPNGTVPPVPVISGLESSRFYSESGPVSYHDNIASDRAQSVGVAPEPGYGPLPSLKAESNFSTIGSAIEMAAVHAASVSAAAQTTATVVVNENAVATASTAASTATAALTVATVTTSASTVATITTAATKNQAKVIRSKKRTIAVAPTLRSNKKVTSLVDKWKAAKEELHGDEEDEPENAYEILEKKRQREIEQWRARQIASGEAQDNANFQPLGGDWRERVKRKRAESTSEAVQTPPEASTNEKQQPDLIELSKDLPSGWQVYWDESTKQVYYGNTITSETTWTKPTR; this is encoded by the exons ATGCCTGGGAATTTAGATCCAATGGATGCTGCCAAGAACTTGGAGGACGCTCATATTGGAGAAAGTGATGTTACTGCTCCAACTAATCAATACAATGAAGTTGACTCAGTGGCACAAGAATGTGTTCCGGGGACTTCTGGAATGCAAATTGTTGGGGATATGACTAATGAGTGGAAGATGGTAATGGACGAACAGACTAATCAATACTATTACTGGAATACCATGACGGGGGAGACTTCGTGGGAGGTGCCTGATGTTTTGGTTCAAGGAATGGACACAACCACAGAGCAGAAAGTTTCTCTGGTTGTCGGAGAAAATGGGAGTGCTGTGGATGCACATGTGTCTGGTTCATACTTAAATGGGGAAACTGAGGCGCACTTAAATGTTCTTGCTATTGATGGGCCAAAGAATTCTGATTTGATTGTGAATGTCAAGGAAAAATATGAGGTTGggattggaatggaaacttggaATGAAGGAGTCAAAGGTGAGAATGGTGAAGCCCCGAATTTGGTCCCAGTTGCTGATCAAACCGAATCAAATAACAACCCCAGTGTGATCAGTTTGTCCATGGAAGCCTCCACACTACGTGATTCCGTTTCTACCAATCAATCAAGTGTTATTCTTCCTGAGCATGGGGGGTTGACAACGGCAGTTGAGGAGCCCCTTGTAACAATAAGCTGCGAGGACAAGAATAAATCTCCTGTAGCACCCATTGCAAACCCTGACACAGGGACCACTCATTCTACCCGGCTTATGAAATATGGCGAAAGTTTGTTACAGAGATTGAAGGTGTTTGAAGG GCCTGGCGGCAACACTCAAGGAGTTGACTGGAGATCAAAATATATCTTGGAAGTTGAGATCAGACTTTCTGATTGTAAAGCGCTCTCAGCTTATGGACCATCTCTCCTCCCTTTTTGGTGGCACACTGAAACACAGCTTAAGCATCTTGAAATGGCTATTGATGAAGAAATTTCTAGATATGCAAAACTGGAAAGGAATGAGATGGAGACTGTTCACATTTCTTCCGTCGGAGTTGACGATGCATCTCAGCGAAATGCCAGGACAGCTTCTGAAGTGTTTGACAATGATAAAGGAATGGTAGTTTCTACTGCTGAAAATGCTCTCATTACCCCTGATACCAATATTCTAGAAGAAGTTCCGAAAGAAGTGCTTCTCAAACCAGGTTCTGATGAAGGTGTCAAAATCGAGCACACCCTTACATCTGGATCTCCATGCAGTGGGCCGGTAGGAGAGGCTGAgcaagaaaataatgaaaatccaGTTCCTGTTCGTTCTATTCCCAAAACTGAGCTTCATGCTGGTGAAGACATAGACATGGATGTGGACATGGAAGTTGATGATGAAACTCCTGCAAACGACAATTCTGAAGATGCATCCAGCACCAAATCTCATGCTCTACCAGAGCAACCGATTCATCCACATGCATACTCACCATCAGCAGAATGCCTGCCCTCTGTGCCTGCTGAGGAATTTAGTGCCCCACCTCCTCCAGATGAGGAGATGATCCCTCCACCCCCACCTGACAATGAACCCATCCCTCCACCCCCACCTGATGAACCCTTGTATCCTCCACCACCACCATATACAGAGCTGATGCCTCCTCTTCCTTACACAGAGCAATATAACATAGCATACACAGTTCCTACCTACGAGTACTATGCAGCCCCCCATACTGAGGTCACAAATTCTAATTACTATGCCCACACTGAAGCAGGGCAAATTGCCGAGCCTCAGCTACAATCATATTATGAACCAGTAGCAAACATCTTTCCTGCAACTGTTGCACCTGTTCTCAACCCTGCAGAGCCTGTTGTATACTATGATGTTCCAAATGGAACAGTTCCTCCTGTACCTGTGATCAGTGGCTTAGAATCTTCTCGCTTCTACAGTGAGTCTGGGCCAGTCAGCTATCATGATAACATTGCTTCCGATCGAGCACAATCCGTTGGTGTTGCCCCAGAACCTGGATATGGTCCATTACCAAGTCTGAAGGCTGAGTCTAATTTTTCAACCATTGGCAGTGCAATTGAGATGGCAGCTGTACATGCTGCATCTGTATCAGCTGCAGCCCAAACTACAGCAACCGTTGTTGTCAATGAAAATGCTGTGGCCACTGCATCGACAGCTGCCTCAACTGCGACAGCTGCTTTGACAGTTGCCACAGTCACGACATCTGCATCAACAGTTGCCACAATCACGACAGCTGCTACTAAGAATCAAGCTAAAG TTATCCGTAGTAAGAAACGGACCATTGCAGTGGCACCTACTCTGAGGTCTAATAAAAAGGTCACCAGTCTAGTGGATAAG TGGAAGGCTGCAAAGGAAGAGTTGCATGGGGATGAGGAAGATGAACCTGAAAATGCCTATGAGATCTTAGAGAAGAAGCGGCAAAGGGAAATAGAG CAATGGCGGGCACGGCAGATTGCCAGCGGGGAGGCTCAAGATAATGCTAATTTTCAGCCTTTAGGTGGTGACTG